From the Chelonoidis abingdonii isolate Lonesome George chromosome 12, CheloAbing_2.0, whole genome shotgun sequence genome, one window contains:
- the LOC116836450 gene encoding uncharacterized protein LOC116836450, which produces MGHQKTHTGDKPRKYLDSGKSFSDNSQFITHQSAHMGESPYKCLDCGKIFLQSYNLLVHQRIHTGETPYKCPDCGKGFNRSANLTRHQRIHVGEKVPTSLNSGEKVSDKSQLTTHHRSHSEAKPYVCEDCGNSFIQSSDLIVHQRVHTGETPYKCPECGKNFTRSSTLTRHQRIHRGVKTHKCLDCGKSFIQSSDLIVHQRSHTGETPYKCPDCGKYFTRRSNLIRHQRIHTGEKPHTCLDCGKSFIQRSDLLQHQRIHMRGGKT; this is translated from the coding sequence ATGGGACATCAGAAAACTCACACAGGAGATAAACCCCGTAAATACCTTGACAGTGGGAAAAGCTTTAGTGACAACTCACAATTTATTACACATCAAAGCGCACACATGGGTGAGAGTCCCTATAAGTGCCTCGATTGTGGGAAAATTTTCCTTCAAAGCTACAATCTTCTCGTGCACCAGCGAATCCATACAGGGGAAACACCCTATAAATGCCCTGATTGTGGGAAAGGCTTCAATCGAAGTGCAAACCTTACTAGGCACCAGAGAATCCACGTAGGAGAAAAAGTGCCTACCAGCCTCAACTCTGGGGAAAAGGTTAGTGATAAGTCACAACTTACTACACATCACAGAAGCCACTCAGAAGCAAAACCTTATGTATGCGAGGACTGTGGGAACAGTTTCATTCAGAGCTCAGATCTGATTGTGCATCAGAGAGTTCATACTGGAGAAACACCCTATAAATGCCCCGaatgtgggaaaaacttcactcGAAGTTCAACCCTTActagacatcagagaatccacagggGGGTAAAAACTCATAAAtgcctggactgtgggaaaagtttcattcaGAGCTCAGATCTAattgtgcatcagagaagccATACAGGAGAAACACCCTATAAATGCCCCGACTGTGGGAAATATTTCACTCGGCGTTCCAACCTTattagacatcagagaatccacacaggggaaaaACCCCATACGtgcctggactgtgggaaaagtttcattcaGAGATCAGATCTTCttcagcatcagagaatccacatgAGAGGGGGGAAAACGTAA